A segment of the Mercurialis annua linkage group LG4, ddMerAnnu1.2, whole genome shotgun sequence genome:
ttagaattattaatttatagaatattaactattagagggtcgactgtatctcaaaaaacaaaatttaatcaatccaTTCTTTGATTGACACGTCAGGCGGTACAAAAAGTGGGTTAAAAATGTTGGAAAAATTATTAGGTAGATTCAGTCCAACACGTTATTAAATTAAtagcactatcgtaatattactatttaaaagtgtaaaaaaataataaccaAAATTATGATAGTGTcactattttaataacgtgtcataatatgataggctaGTTCACGAATGACGTGATAGACTAAGTCTACTTGAAAATCTTTGAAAATGTTGGGTtacataacttttttttttctatcatgccttttttttggtacagggtACATGAGATTTTctgaacgggtctcaactatgagacgacatctttaagccttccacattcagactaattcccactcgagccgtgtaggtcccttgcgggaggcaaactctGGCTCTAaatttaaacggctgcatacatgagtacggttcgaacccgcgacctcacttaagctagaagagcgccttaccaactcatctacgccttgggattatcatacccttattaaatgttgtgattaatttactttttaaactAATCGcattaaatgataaattttaaataagggcaaaatgaaaaaataaacacTCTAAACCACATTTGCAAGAAATGTGGACAACTATttgagacaaaaaaaatatatactattCTTTTGGGATGTAGAgagtaataatttataaaagtcTAAATAGTATGTATCatgatataataaaataataaaattttttaaGTTATTGTTTATATCTGCTctcttaatattaaaattaatatcaatattAACGCAAAATACATTTAATATTATTCATGGTAAGATGATGATTTTGAGGAATGCAATTCTTACAATACCGCGCCTCATACAAAAGCAATCAGGACCGCGGAAAGAATTGGTCGAGTTACCTCCCTTGGTGCCCGTTGTTTCGATcaactaaatttcaaaaaaaagtatTTCATAACATAAAATAAGGAATagactttttaattattatagagATCCAACTTGTTTAAACTATAAAACTCAACAGTGCAAAatacattaattttaaattagattataatATATGATTCAATCAAAACActagattaaaataatttttaagtcataatgaaaattaatcgagccaaaaaatttatctaagttaaaatttaaaattctatttaaactaaaaatatttttatttgagaagATTTTTTTTGCCGGAATTTGAGAAGATAAAGAGGTAATTTTTGGTTAAAGTGGCTAAAAGTCACCTTGCATGTAAAGGCTATGCGGTTGAGGCCCCCTTTAAAATGAACGAATTCCTTAAAAAAGTtggaatttatttataattctaattttttatgtttgcaATGAATGAATGAAAAACACAATTCTTGAAATTAAAATCAGGGAATTAATATTAGTTATTATTTGTGGATTTATAAATCCAAACAAAATAGATAGAATTTACAAATGAACAACACATGATAAAAAGGACAATCCCTTTTTGACGATAATACTTTcaacttttaaaaggttttctcttttcttttgacATTATTTGCTGTcacttttatttcaatttttttctcattttatttctttccaTTCTCATTCAATTTTCCTTCTCATTTTATATCTTTCCATTTTGATTTCACTTTTCcttctcattttatttttttcaatgttCTCTACTCCATATTACACGATCAATCATTATAATCTACTACAACAAATCTTAAACCAAAAAGTCTAGTTTTATCAacttatctttatttatttttaattaattatttcaataagtttattaatatttttccagatttttataattagttaaataaactagtggataattgttttatttttttcttgttatatattatgtatttgattttaattatatgtgtgTAATTTTTGaatggtttaaattttttatattagttcTTATTTTGTTGTTTATGAATATACTCAATAATGTGTATGTTAAATTTGTTGATATACAAAGTATATGCTatattttggatttgtaaaACTTGAAGAACAAGTTATGCATTTTGATCTTTGTTTAAGTTAGTAGCTTATGCTTAACTTAGTGATTCATAttgttatattttgaatttataaaaattataaaaattggtGCTTCGCAAATTTTTTGAACAATAAAAAAGACAGAAGATCTCTTTAATTAAAGCGTGCCCACGGTGAAATACTAATTTTTTGGTTTATGTTGTTAtgttttactaattttttaaaataaaaaaataaataaattatatattttaataattattaagttaacaatttataatttagtattttatgtTACACTTGTAActtgttattattaaaaatacattactttatatatatgttaatttttaatattattaattttaattgtttatatgtaatataatatatactaaatttatattatagagCAAATATAGTTAgtcatttttagcatataataaattttagtagtattttagttaatttttaatgtttagtgAAATGGTTATAAGGTTAATTTAGGgatagattaaaaagaattgaattcTAGAATTCATTCTAAACATAAATATACAGAATTCGTTTTAATTCTATAGTTTACAGTTTTTCATTCCAAACAGCGGAATTCATTTGCAAATAAATGAGTGAGTAAAAAGAATTGTTCCAAAAGGGACCTAAGTAATTAatgaaatcaaaatatattaaaatatatcaattgAAACAATTTGGTTTAATCCAATCTGTctatttgattttgattgaaCACTGGACATCTCTACTGGGAAATTAATGGACACTTCTGGTAAACTCACTCGGGGGATTGCCAAATTCTACTAACATTTTAGCAGTCCGTGACTTGAACAAAGAAAAACACAGAAGAAACAAAGAAATGACTCTAGGTCTGATCAATGCAAACCCTGTGGTTCATGCCAAGAAGGAACGGGTTGCCCGCACTGAAGATCTCCACTCTCTTGATGCTGTCGATCCACTCGAAATCTATGATatcctttttttatttcacttCTGATTGTATTTACTTGAATTGAATTTATGGGTACTTTTTATTCTCGAAAAAGATGTGATCTTTGACTTGAGCTCTGCAAATTTTGTGAGGGATATAAGAGATCCAGAGCATCCTTATTCACTGGAACAGCTCAGTGTTCTATCAGAGGAATCAATCACCGTTGATGACAAGCTTGGTCGTATCTTGTCAGTAATTCTCTTccttttatttctaattttcttGCATGTTATCATACATTAGTTCCCAATTCAATTAAACTGAACTTAGGAGTTTCAATTCTGATAATTGGGGTAAAATGTATTCTTGTCCACTAATTTATAGAAGCGTCAACTAGTAATTCTGCTAGGCCgcccaattatcaaaataaaataaaattggctGTTTGTATATTTATCTGTTATCTGTTTTGTTTAGGATTACTTTTACTCCGACCATCCAACATTGCAGTATGGCAACAGTTATTGGTCTTTGCCTTAGAGTAAAACTACAAGAATGTTTTCCTCCTCATTATAAGGTCAGTTCTCTCTATATGGCtcatttttggatttttttaatggAATATTATTGTGAGCTTCAGTTGGTAATCCTTTTCAAGGATACTTAATGATATACGCTGCCTCGGAAATGTCAGTAGTTAACCACACTTTTAGTTTCATTATCTTAAGCGGGATGAAGATGTGATCTTTTGTTTCTATATTCCATGTTTGATTGATAGTAACTTGTTGATTTCCTTgttagtttttcaatttttagttgTTTTTGATTCATCTCGCCTTTACTAGAACAAGCATAATCGTGTTTGAGCCAATTCTCTTCGTCAGTTGATTAAGGACCGAACTTTAGTATCTACGGGTGAAAACCGTACAAAATTCTTTCGATGAGCTCATGCTTGCATTGCTTCTACAtagttatttgatttttttttgtatgtatTTTCTAGAGATGTTTTTTTACCTTTCTCCAAGTCTGTACAAAGGCACATGTGTATATAATTGGaaaaaatctggaaattgaATTGTGCTTTGACATGATTATGTGGCACTCTGCCTTCAGTAATTGACGACTGTAAAGTTGATTGTACTTTTTCCTTAGGTGGATATTAAAGTTTCTCCTGGATCCCATGCAGATGAAGCATCAGGTGAAGTTTATTTTGGCAATAATTTTGttacttttctttttgttaTCTTTCGTATCCATGTGTCATCTATGTTAGAAGCATTAGTTTTAGCTTTTaatctatgttgcacggaaatatAAACCTTTCTTATCCATGTGTCGTCTATGTTAGAAGCATTGGTTTTAATCCAAGTTGCGTGGAAATGTAAATACATAAAGGGAAAATGTAGAAACATGAAACggcaaaatgatattttgttataagaataaattataaatataaaatttcggAACTTCAGAAATATTTGTagaaatggaaatgaaatgCTGAAACGTAAGATTCATCAAGTTTCCGCGCAATATAGACTTCTAATTTAGTAAATCAGTCTTGCTCATACCCAAACGTAGATATCCCCCAATAAAGTTGTGCTTGCAATTTGTGATTTTGCAGTTAACAAGCAGTTAAATGATAAAGAAAGAGTTGCGGCTGCTCTGGAGAATCCGAACCTTCGCAAACTTGTGGATGAGTGCCTTTACTCCAATGAGCTTTAATCAAGTACACTCATACCCCTTTTAGCAGCTGTATATAGAAAAGTGATACAAAATAAATGGTATCGCTTGCGACATAATACATATGTAGAATGCAGCCTATATTATGTTTGTACAAGTGTTTGTTGGTTCTCATGGATGCTTATAGAATAGAAATCACAACATCTATAATCTATTGCAGAAATGGAAACAAAATCACGCAACATATGTAGTTCACACTTTCGAGTAGGGGTATAATTGAGTCGAGTCGAAAAAATGTTAATTCGAGCTCAAGTCAATTCAAACTCCATTGAGTTATATTTTGGTAGCTTGAGTTTGAACTTAAGAGAATAATTGAGCGTCGAGTTTGACtcgattatttatttaaaagaattataattaaatttagcataaaaattataattctaaaagataaaagaagtaaattaattaaaatctgaTTAGGCTCGTATGCATCTCGAGTCGAGTTTCTTGATATTTGAACTTGACTCGGCATTTTTCCTCCAGTAGCTCGAACATGAGctcaatttcaaatatttttgagTCAATCCCAAATAATTCGTGAATTGGCTCGACTCGGTTAAATCTACAATAGTCCTGGCCATGGGTtggtttaggctcggaattaGCCGGAAGTGGAACTGGTCAAATCCAGGCTGAAATCGGCATGAAACTGGTTCTAGGCAAGTTTCCTATTTATCGCACCGGAACCGCGTTTTGATTTCAATCCGGCGGTTTTGATTCCGACTCGGAATTTTAGAAATGAAAACATCCCTTAATATGTGGGCCGCGTTCTTTTCATGTTGCACTTCTACCAACTCACATAACATTATTAAACTTTGGAAAAATTCATTGATAACAAAAGCTGAAACTTCATTTCTTATGGGGGCTTGAATTTAAAACACGTAGTACCAGTCAGTCTTGCTCATTGAGATCTTGGGAGGACCACTCAGTTCTTAATGTCTCCCCAACAGCTTTAGGCACAAAAATAAACACATTTTATACAGAAGAGGAGTCAATAACTTGCTGGATATAAATAAAACATGAATATTTCTGTTAAATAAAAGATGCAATAATGCAACTTAATTATTTGATGTGACAtgttgataattaaataatttcagTATTAACTGCTTTTATTGGTTGGGTATTtcgtattttaaaaacaaaaatctttTATCTTTGAGATAGAAATTTCTAAACTATTACTATTTGATTTAATTCTAcagttaaatttattatatttgcacataaatatactttataattaatttggtataaatattactaaatcaattaaatttaaagtaatttttaaggaaattttctaaataaaaaattgatatactcaactgtttatatttataaattaaattacttaaaattttaCAGAATTTATTTGAACCAAacagaaaatatataatttatgagtaaattaattatataaaattttaccaATTCAAAGGTGACGAGAACAGAAAGGAACACCATTGAAAAGAAGGGATAGACATCTGCTAGTTGTAACTCACTGTTGGCATTACAAATTAGTAACATTTTTCTGAATCTTTTGGTCATAGACAAAGCTGCACCTTCCACAATCCATGGCATTAATCTGACGTTCTCAGCTAGCAGGTGGTGCAAGCTGCGTTGGCTCTGGGGCTACCTGAGATCCCAAATGTCCATTGGCAGTGTGTATCGACTTCTCGTCGAATCCCCAGAATTTTGCAGTTTTGACATCATCCTGAGCCATCATACGAGAGAACTCGTCGTGGTCGTACTTCAAGGTTGCTTTTCCACCGAATTCGCTAGGAAGATTGTCGACATCAAAGAAAGATTTCATCACCTCTACactatctttattttttggatAAACAAATTTCACCTTCTGGGAAGTTTTGGGATCAAGGAAATACTTGACTGCCTGCAGAAACAACAGCATGAATTTCATTGTTTCGTTAGAACACATATACAGATTTACGTCTTTATTCATGTCGAGAACGAAAAAATCTCcaatataaaatgaattttcaGATAAGTGGGAGAACAAACCTTCCAAAATGCTTCAAAAATTCTTGGGGGGTTATACAGA
Coding sequences within it:
- the LOC126676453 gene encoding protein AE7-like 1 translates to MTLGLINANPVVHAKKERVARTEDLHSLDAVDPLEIYDFVRDIRDPEHPYSLEQLSVLSEESITVDDKLGRILITFTPTIQHCSMATVIGLCLRVKLQECFPPHYKVDIKVSPGSHADEASVNKQLNDKERVAAALENPNLRKLVDECLYSNEL